From the Entomomonas sp. E2T0 genome, one window contains:
- the upp gene encoding uracil phosphoribosyltransferase, protein MPIHEICHPLIRHKIGLMRRRDISTKHFRELAQEIAALLTYEATKDMPLEPCHIEGWNGNKITVDKIAGKKITVVPILRAGIGMLDGVLGLIPSAKVSVIGLVRNEETLKPDTYLEKLAYEIDQRNALIIDPMLATGGSMIATIDMLKAAGCREIRALVLVAAPEGIAALEKAHPDVVVYTASIDSHLNEKGYIIPGLGDAGDKIFGTHQKDI, encoded by the coding sequence ATGCCTATTCATGAAATTTGCCACCCACTTATTCGCCATAAAATTGGTCTAATGCGTCGTAGAGATATTAGTACCAAGCACTTTAGAGAATTAGCTCAAGAAATCGCTGCCCTGCTAACTTATGAAGCAACCAAAGATATGCCACTTGAACCCTGCCATATTGAAGGTTGGAATGGTAATAAAATAACTGTAGATAAAATAGCAGGTAAAAAAATAACTGTAGTTCCTATCTTAAGGGCTGGCATAGGTATGCTTGATGGGGTATTAGGCCTTATTCCCAGTGCCAAAGTAAGTGTTATTGGTTTAGTTCGTAATGAAGAAACTTTAAAACCTGATACCTATCTTGAAAAACTAGCTTATGAAATTGATCAACGTAATGCACTAATTATTGATCCTATGTTAGCCACTGGCGGCTCTATGATTGCCACCATTGATATGCTAAAGGCCGCTGGCTGTAGAGAAATTAGAGCATTAGTATTAGTGGCAGCACCAGAAGGAATTGCAGCCCTAGAAAAAGCTCATCCTGATGTCGTTGTTTACACCGCATCCATTGACTCACATTTGAACGAAAAAGGTTATATTATTCCAGGCCTAGGCGATGCAGGAGATAAGATTTTTGGAACTCACCAAAAAGATATTTAA
- a CDS encoding pilin, with product MKKLLISSLLLTSFILTGCGDKEDATEGIQKVAIVQGMKTISLFKTQLAIYYTEHQECNSNAISSGDRALTKIHYVQDVISNDQCQVVLTFKNDKTIPDLSGKQIILTLLPTNHTHNWKCTSTITRKDLLPNDCI from the coding sequence ATGAAAAAACTACTTATTTCAAGCCTATTACTTACAAGCTTTATATTAACAGGATGTGGTGACAAAGAAGATGCAACTGAAGGTATACAAAAAGTAGCCATCGTACAAGGCATGAAAACTATCAGTTTATTTAAAACCCAATTAGCCATTTACTATACAGAACATCAAGAATGCAATAGTAATGCTATTAGTAGTGGTGACAGAGCCTTAACCAAAATTCATTATGTACAAGATGTGATTAGTAATGATCAATGCCAAGTTGTTTTAACCTTTAAAAATGATAAGACCATTCCTGACTTATCTGGCAAACAAATTATTCTTACATTATTACCAACCAACCATACACATAACTGGAAATGTACCTCTACTATTACTAGGAAAGATTTATTACCTAACGACTGTATTTAA
- a CDS encoding Maf family protein, whose protein sequence is MSPIILASSSSYRQQLLQRLKIDFQAISPNIDETPLLNETPTEMTKRLAISKAKALANQYPNHLIIGSDEVACLENKIMGKPHHFDQAFKQLKMASGKTVVFHTGLALLNSKTGSLQVDSIPFYVHFRELSDDAIKRYLEIEQPFDCAGSIKAEGLGICFFKGMEGSDITSLMGLPLIRLVDMLQKEQLFIP, encoded by the coding sequence ATGTCACCAATTATTCTGGCATCGAGTTCAAGCTATCGCCAACAGCTGTTACAACGTTTAAAAATAGATTTTCAAGCTATTAGTCCCAATATAGATGAAACTCCATTATTAAATGAAACACCTACAGAAATGACTAAAAGATTAGCTATTAGTAAAGCAAAAGCACTCGCGAACCAATACCCTAATCATCTAATTATAGGATCAGATGAGGTAGCTTGTTTAGAAAACAAAATAATGGGCAAACCTCACCATTTTGATCAAGCTTTTAAACAATTAAAAATGGCCAGTGGCAAAACTGTTGTTTTTCACACAGGCCTAGCCCTTCTTAACAGTAAAACAGGTAGCTTACAAGTAGACAGTATTCCCTTTTATGTGCATTTTAGAGAATTGTCTGATGATGCAATTAAAAGGTATTTAGAAATCGAACAACCTTTCGACTGTGCAGGTAGTATCAAGGCAGAAGGATTGGGTATTTGCTTTTTTAAGGGAATGGAAGGTTCCGATATAACCAGTTTAATGGGGCTGCCATTAATTCGTTTAGTTGACATGTTGCAAAAAGAACAATTATTTATTCCTTAA
- a CDS encoding YceD family protein, translating into MSNGPIPHYIEPYKLVDRNVTYEGNISLTDLPRLHEALASNEVNIYVKVVFKRGEQQQALMSVMLDAKVQLICQRCLDLMTFSTTDTYNYMFMSSERGEIMLPEGYDALELGTKDPFDLKVLIEDELLLALPIIPIHELDECQQPVVLDKPEPIESEVTRSNPFSVLAQLKRDPKA; encoded by the coding sequence ATGTCAAATGGCCCAATTCCACATTATATTGAACCCTATAAATTGGTTGATCGGAATGTTACTTATGAGGGTAATATTTCTTTGACTGATTTACCACGGCTGCATGAAGCCTTAGCTTCTAATGAAGTTAATATTTATGTTAAAGTGGTTTTTAAACGTGGGGAACAACAGCAAGCATTAATGTCTGTTATGCTTGATGCTAAGGTGCAATTGATTTGCCAACGTTGTTTAGATTTGATGACTTTCTCTACAACTGATACTTATAATTATATGTTTATGAGTAGTGAGCGTGGAGAAATAATGTTGCCAGAAGGATATGATGCCCTTGAATTAGGGACAAAAGATCCTTTTGACTTGAAAGTATTGATAGAGGATGAGTTATTATTAGCGCTTCCTATTATTCCAATACATGAGTTAGATGAATGCCAGCAACCGGTAGTGCTTGATAAGCCCGAACCGATTGAGAGTGAGGTTACTAGGTCAAACCCATTCAGTGTTCTGGCGCAGTTAAAGCGTGACCCCAAAGCTTAG
- the rpmF gene encoding 50S ribosomal protein L32, producing the protein MAVQQNKKSRSARNMRRSHDALKSNALSVEKTTGEMHLRHHVTPSGVYRGRQVIVEDQEFDE; encoded by the coding sequence ATGGCTGTTCAACAGAACAAAAAATCACGTTCGGCTCGCAATATGCGCCGTTCTCACGATGCATTAAAATCAAATGCATTATCTGTTGAGAAAACAACAGGTGAAATGCACTTACGTCACCATGTAACACCAAGTGGTGTTTATCGTGGACGTCAAGTTATCGTTGAAGATCAAGAATTCGACGAATAA
- the plsX gene encoding phosphate acyltransferase PlsX, producing MTTPVIAVDVMGGDFGPSCTVPACLSYLEQNPSLKLILVGQSAVITPLLPPSSHSIHSKLEIVDATEIVTMDDPVTVALRSKPNSSMRVSLELVRDGKANACVSAGNTGALMALARFTLKTIPGIDRPAMMCCLPTQANKGCYLLDLGANVDCSAEQLFQFAVMGSVAAEVLGVEKPKVALLNIGIENIKGNQQVKQATQLLESQNKLNYIGFVEGDSVYRGDADVVVCDGFVGNVLLKSSEGVLKLLANRLDNRFKTSWLGRLKGLIMFLPMLRGLRKDFSPERYNGASFLGLQGVVIKSHGAADSAAFQTALHHAYMEVNEDLQARLSQQISLLLKDVLLQPH from the coding sequence TTGACTACACCAGTCATCGCTGTTGATGTAATGGGAGGGGATTTTGGCCCCTCCTGTACAGTTCCTGCTTGTCTCTCTTATTTAGAACAAAACCCTTCTTTAAAACTTATCCTTGTTGGCCAATCAGCTGTTATTACACCACTGTTACCTCCATCTTCTCATTCTATTCATTCGAAATTAGAGATTGTTGATGCAACGGAAATTGTAACTATGGATGATCCTGTTACTGTTGCTTTAAGATCAAAACCTAACTCTTCTATGCGGGTGAGTTTAGAGCTAGTGCGTGATGGTAAAGCAAATGCTTGTGTTAGTGCAGGTAATACAGGGGCATTAATGGCATTAGCACGGTTTACTTTAAAGACAATACCTGGTATTGATCGGCCAGCTATGATGTGTTGCTTGCCTACACAAGCAAATAAAGGATGTTATTTGTTAGACTTAGGTGCGAATGTTGATTGCAGTGCAGAGCAATTATTTCAATTTGCAGTTATGGGCTCTGTGGCAGCTGAAGTGCTAGGCGTTGAAAAACCTAAAGTTGCCTTATTAAATATAGGTATTGAAAATATCAAAGGCAATCAGCAGGTAAAACAAGCTACCCAATTATTGGAATCACAAAACAAGTTGAATTATATTGGTTTTGTGGAAGGCGATAGCGTTTATCGTGGTGATGCAGATGTTGTGGTATGTGATGGTTTTGTAGGTAATGTGCTATTAAAGTCCAGTGAGGGTGTATTGAAATTACTGGCAAATCGTTTAGATAATCGTTTTAAAACCAGTTGGTTAGGTAGGTTAAAAGGACTTATTATGTTTCTACCAATGCTCAGGGGATTGCGTAAAGACTTTTCTCCTGAACGCTATAATGGTGCTAGTTTTCTTGGTTTGCAGGGGGTTGTAATTAAAAGTCATGGTGCAGCAGATAGTGCCGCTTTTCAAACAGCCTTACATCATGCCTATATGGAAGTAAATGAAGATTTACAAGCACGTTTATCCCAGCAAATTAGTCTTTTACTTAAAGATGTATTGTTGCAGCCACATTAA
- the fabD gene encoding ACP S-malonyltransferase: protein MSVVSAFVFPGQGSQAIGMLADIAKEHTIIQDTFKEASDALGYDLWQLVQEGPKDLLDQTDKTQPAILTASVALWKLWRKQSNIIPSYVAGHSLGEYSALVAAESLPFVEAVKLVELRGQLMQKAVPAGQGAMAAILGLTDDEVKAACVEAAQGQVVSAVNFNAPGQVVIAGNTEAVNRAIEMCKAKGAKRALPLPVSVPSHCDLMRPAAEEFAAALTAASWKNPNIAIVQNVTADVSRDLQTLKENLLAQLYSPVRWVESVQVLAKLGVTTLVECGPGKVLGGLNKRCVKELDNYALETTDAFNATLIALQS from the coding sequence ATGTCTGTTGTTTCTGCGTTTGTTTTTCCTGGACAAGGCTCGCAAGCAATTGGAATGTTAGCTGATATTGCAAAAGAACATACAATTATTCAAGATACTTTTAAAGAAGCTTCTGATGCTTTAGGTTATGATCTTTGGCAGCTAGTACAAGAAGGGCCTAAAGATCTATTAGACCAGACAGATAAAACACAGCCTGCGATTTTGACTGCATCTGTTGCCTTATGGAAATTATGGCGGAAGCAGTCAAATATAATTCCTTCTTATGTGGCTGGTCATAGTTTAGGTGAGTACTCTGCGTTAGTTGCCGCTGAAAGTTTACCTTTTGTAGAGGCGGTAAAATTAGTTGAATTACGTGGTCAACTAATGCAAAAAGCTGTGCCAGCAGGACAAGGTGCGATGGCAGCAATCTTAGGCTTAACTGATGATGAGGTTAAAGCAGCATGTGTTGAAGCGGCACAAGGTCAAGTGGTTAGTGCGGTTAATTTTAATGCACCAGGCCAAGTAGTTATTGCGGGTAATACAGAAGCAGTAAATAGAGCTATTGAAATGTGTAAGGCTAAAGGCGCTAAGAGAGCTTTGCCATTACCTGTTAGTGTTCCTTCTCATTGTGATTTAATGCGTCCAGCAGCAGAAGAGTTTGCAGCAGCATTAACGGCAGCCTCTTGGAAAAATCCTAATATTGCCATTGTACAGAATGTGACGGCTGATGTAAGTCGCGATTTACAAACACTTAAAGAAAATCTTTTAGCACAACTTTATAGCCCTGTGCGTTGGGTAGAATCTGTACAAGTGCTAGCTAAACTGGGTGTAACTACACTAGTAGAGTGTGGGCCAGGTAAAGTGCTTGGTGGTTTAAATAAACGGTGCGTTAAAGAGTTAGATAATTATGCATTAGAAACAACGGATGCATTTAATGCTACTTTAATTGCTTTACAATCATAG
- the fabG gene encoding 3-oxoacyl-ACP reductase FabG: MSLSGKTALVTGASRGIGQAIALELGAKGATVIGTATTASGAEKITQYLKENNIAGVGMALNVTDEKSVEEVLSNITKEFGAPQILVNNAGITRDNLMMRMKDEEWYDVIDTNLNSLYRLSKGVLRGMTKARWGRIISIGSVVGAMGNVGQANYAAAKAGLEGFTRALARELGSRSVTVNAVAPGFIDTDMTRELPEAQREALLTQIPLGRLGQAKEIAETVAFLASDSAAYITGATIPVNGGMYMS, translated from the coding sequence ATGAGTTTATCAGGTAAAACTGCTTTAGTAACAGGTGCGAGTCGTGGTATTGGTCAAGCCATTGCATTAGAGTTAGGTGCAAAAGGTGCAACCGTTATTGGTACAGCTACCACCGCATCAGGTGCAGAAAAAATCACCCAATATTTAAAAGAAAATAATATTGCAGGTGTTGGTATGGCACTTAATGTGACTGATGAAAAATCAGTGGAAGAAGTGTTATCTAATATCACTAAAGAGTTTGGTGCACCACAAATTTTAGTTAATAATGCAGGTATTACCCGCGACAATTTAATGATGCGTATGAAAGACGAAGAGTGGTATGATGTAATAGATACCAACTTAAATAGTCTTTATCGTCTTTCCAAAGGTGTATTAAGAGGAATGACTAAAGCCCGTTGGGGACGTATCATTAGCATTGGTTCAGTAGTAGGTGCAATGGGTAATGTCGGCCAAGCTAACTATGCAGCAGCCAAGGCTGGTTTAGAAGGTTTTACCCGTGCTTTAGCGCGTGAACTTGGTTCACGTTCAGTAACTGTTAATGCAGTAGCACCAGGTTTTATTGATACTGATATGACGCGAGAATTACCAGAAGCACAACGCGAAGCTTTATTAACCCAAATTCCGCTTGGTCGTTTAGGGCAAGCTAAAGAGATTGCTGAAACGGTAGCTTTCTTAGCCTCTGATTCAGCAGCTTATATTACAGGTGCGACCATTCCTGTGAATGGCGGCATGTATATGAGTTGA
- the acpP gene encoding acyl carrier protein, giving the protein MSTIEERVKKIVAEQLDVKEEEVTNNASFIEDLGADSLDNVELVMALEEEFELEIPDEQAEKITTVQDAVDYISANIEE; this is encoded by the coding sequence ATGAGCACCATTGAAGAACGCGTCAAGAAAATTGTAGCTGAACAACTTGATGTTAAAGAAGAAGAGGTTACCAACAATGCTTCTTTCATTGAAGATCTAGGTGCAGACTCTCTTGATAATGTTGAGCTGGTAATGGCTCTGGAAGAAGAGTTTGAATTAGAGATTCCTGATGAGCAAGCTGAAAAAATTACTACTGTACAAGATGCTGTAGATTATATTTCTGCAAATATCGAAGAGTAA
- the fabF gene encoding beta-ketoacyl-ACP synthase II, with the protein MSQRRVVITGLGIVCPVGNDVTSSWQNIVAGKNGVEMLTDVDFDISNFATRFGAPVKNFSVEPHLSIKEARKMDVFIQYGVVAGMQAMLDSGLEVTDENRDRIGVVIGSGIGGLPNIEANCKALAEQGPRRVSPFFVPGAIINMASGLLSINLGVHGPNYAIATACASGTHSIGMAARNIIHGEADVMLAGGAEKATCGIGLAGFSACRALSTRNDDPIHASRPWDKDRDGFVLGDGAGVLVLEELEHAKARGAKIYAELVGAGFSGDAYHMTAPTTDGKGAATCIKNALRDAKLNADQISYINAHGTSTPVGDLAEVKAVKSIFGDTAYKIPVSSTKSMTGHLLGAAGAIEAVFSVLTIRDQIVPPTINLEEPGEDCDLDFVPAEARSVTIDTVLSNSFGFGGTNGSLIFRRFS; encoded by the coding sequence GTGTCGCAAAGACGAGTTGTTATTACTGGCCTTGGCATAGTGTGTCCTGTAGGAAATGATGTTACTAGCAGTTGGCAAAATATCGTAGCAGGTAAAAATGGCGTAGAGATGCTTACTGATGTAGATTTTGATATTTCCAATTTTGCTACTCGTTTTGGCGCACCTGTTAAAAACTTTTCTGTAGAACCTCATTTATCCATAAAAGAAGCTAGAAAAATGGATGTTTTTATTCAATATGGTGTAGTAGCAGGTATGCAAGCTATGTTGGATTCAGGTTTAGAAGTGACTGATGAAAATAGAGACCGTATTGGGGTAGTGATTGGTTCTGGTATTGGTGGTTTACCTAATATTGAAGCAAACTGTAAAGCGTTAGCAGAACAAGGTCCACGTCGGGTTTCTCCCTTTTTCGTACCAGGCGCAATTATTAATATGGCTTCTGGTCTATTATCAATTAATCTGGGTGTACATGGTCCTAACTATGCTATTGCAACAGCTTGTGCTTCTGGTACGCACAGTATTGGTATGGCTGCACGTAATATTATTCATGGTGAAGCTGATGTAATGCTAGCAGGTGGTGCAGAAAAAGCTACCTGTGGTATTGGTTTAGCTGGTTTTTCTGCATGCCGTGCCTTGTCTACACGTAATGATGATCCTATTCATGCGAGCCGTCCTTGGGATAAAGATAGAGACGGCTTTGTATTAGGAGATGGTGCAGGTGTTCTAGTATTAGAAGAATTAGAACATGCTAAAGCACGCGGTGCAAAAATTTACGCAGAGTTAGTCGGTGCAGGTTTTAGCGGCGATGCTTATCATATGACAGCGCCTACTACAGATGGTAAAGGTGCTGCCACCTGTATCAAGAATGCACTTAGAGATGCAAAATTGAATGCAGATCAAATTAGTTATATTAATGCACATGGTACTTCAACACCTGTAGGCGATTTAGCAGAAGTAAAAGCAGTTAAATCTATTTTTGGTGATACCGCTTATAAAATTCCTGTAAGTTCTACTAAATCGATGACAGGACATTTATTAGGCGCAGCTGGAGCTATTGAGGCAGTATTTAGTGTGTTAACTATTCGCGATCAAATAGTTCCTCCAACCATTAATTTAGAAGAACCTGGTGAAGATTGTGATTTAGATTTTGTACCTGCTGAAGCAAGATCTGTAACTATTGATACTGTCCTGTCTAACTCATTTGGTTTTGGCGGCACTAATGGAAGCTTAATCTTCCGCCGTTTTTCTTAA
- the mltG gene encoding endolytic transglycosylase MltG, which produces MRIFLIVVAVLILLSGSVVGVGYWKYNNALQQPLLISSEQTIVVPVGATPNVMFNQLEQKGYIKDAFFLKLYWRLENQGKTIHAGEYRLTPGMDIQALIAIWLKGDVILYRVTLVDGWSFKQVRRALAKQEALKQSIAAMSDEQIMDTLGETGKHPEGQFFADTYVYMRGDTDLSLLKQAHKRLVKVLDEEWENKADDLPYENAYQALIMASIIERETGVPEERPQIAGVFVRRLQKNMLLQTDPTVIYGMGDNYRGRITRADLKRETPYNTYVISGLPPTPIAMVSRKAIHAALHPADGKFLYFVAKGDGSHEFSENLTEHQRAVRKYQLNRRTDYRSSPPPSESK; this is translated from the coding sequence ATGCGGATATTCCTAATTGTTGTTGCTGTACTTATTCTATTAAGTGGTTCTGTGGTTGGTGTAGGGTATTGGAAATATAACAATGCCTTACAGCAGCCATTGCTGATTTCCTCTGAGCAGACAATAGTGGTTCCTGTGGGGGCGACACCTAATGTGATGTTTAATCAATTAGAGCAAAAGGGCTATATTAAAGATGCCTTTTTTCTTAAGTTGTATTGGCGTTTAGAAAATCAAGGAAAAACTATTCATGCGGGTGAGTATCGTTTAACACCAGGTATGGATATACAAGCTCTTATTGCCATTTGGCTAAAAGGAGATGTAATTCTTTATCGAGTTACTTTAGTGGATGGTTGGAGTTTTAAACAAGTACGCCGTGCACTGGCTAAGCAAGAGGCTTTAAAGCAATCCATAGCAGCAATGTCTGATGAGCAAATTATGGATACTCTAGGTGAGACTGGAAAACATCCTGAGGGGCAGTTTTTTGCTGATACCTATGTGTATATGCGAGGTGATACAGACCTTAGTTTATTGAAGCAAGCACATAAGCGCCTTGTAAAAGTACTTGATGAGGAATGGGAAAATAAAGCAGATGATTTACCTTATGAAAATGCTTATCAAGCATTGATTATGGCTTCAATTATTGAAAGAGAAACAGGTGTACCTGAAGAGCGTCCACAAATTGCTGGTGTATTTGTAAGACGTCTACAAAAAAATATGTTATTGCAAACTGATCCAACCGTTATTTATGGAATGGGGGATAATTATAGGGGTAGAATTACGCGTGCTGACTTAAAGCGCGAAACACCTTATAATACTTATGTAATATCTGGTTTGCCGCCAACACCCATTGCTATGGTGAGTCGTAAGGCAATTCATGCAGCATTGCATCCTGCAGATGGTAAGTTCTTATATTTTGTTGCCAAAGGAGATGGTAGTCACGAATTTTCAGAGAATTTGACAGAACATCAAAGGGCTGTTCGAAAATATCAGTTGAATCGTCGAACTGATTATCGTTCTAGTCCTCCACCAAGTGAGTCTAAATAA
- the tmk gene encoding dTMP kinase: MSGIFITFEGPEGAGKSTNIYYLANRLEEVGYPVLVTREPGGTLLSERVRDILIDPRFKGMAVDTELLLIFAARAEHLQQVILPALKEGKTVICDRFTDATYAYQGGGRGIDENKIILLERVVQGTLRPDLTLLFDVDATIGLSRVIKSRDGLDRFEQESLTFFEAVRAAYWRRAEQYPEIYRVIDASQNIENVQLQIDACFIEIWERLNVE; the protein is encoded by the coding sequence ATGTCAGGAATATTTATTACTTTTGAAGGGCCTGAGGGCGCTGGAAAATCAACTAATATTTACTATCTTGCTAATCGTTTGGAGGAAGTTGGTTATCCCGTCTTAGTAACCAGAGAACCAGGTGGTACATTACTATCTGAAAGGGTGCGTGATATATTAATTGATCCTAGATTTAAAGGCATGGCTGTTGACACAGAGCTATTATTAATATTTGCTGCTCGAGCAGAACATTTACAACAAGTAATTTTACCCGCCCTTAAGGAAGGTAAAACTGTTATTTGTGATCGTTTTACTGATGCAACTTATGCCTATCAAGGTGGTGGTAGGGGCATTGACGAAAATAAAATTATATTGTTGGAACGTGTGGTACAAGGCACTTTACGACCAGACTTAACATTATTATTTGATGTTGATGCGACAATAGGGCTTTCTCGTGTAATTAAATCAAGGGATGGTTTAGATCGATTTGAGCAAGAAAGCTTAACTTTTTTTGAAGCGGTACGTGCTGCCTATTGGCGACGAGCTGAGCAATACCCAGAAATTTACCGAGTAATTGATGCAAGCCAAAACATAGAAAATGTACAATTGCAAATTGATGCTTGTTTTATCGAAATTTGGGAACGTTTAAATGTTGAATGA
- a CDS encoding DNA polymerase III subunit delta' → MNELLPWQQTLWQQMVGNPKPAHAYLLHGKKGIGKQQFAERLAYYSLCLTPNNKQPCGHCKSCHLLASSGAHPDIFWLMPEESEFIKVDQVRMLIDFINQTPQISPCKVVLIEPAEALNLNAANALLKSLEEPAGNSRLILVSHQVGQLLPTIKSRCIQQLCPTPDQQAAVQWMQQQLTAIDSEQLMQLLALAGFAPLYAVELYQQGVLEQRQQVVEDIKKLLKHQLVASQVAESWNDIPLLLLFNWFCEWLHCILCYQATKDINTLGMADMQKVLSYLADKASLESISQLQAKLLQERQKVLAKANLNRVLLVESILIDWINLLTTR, encoded by the coding sequence TTGAATGAGTTGCTACCTTGGCAACAAACTTTATGGCAACAGATGGTAGGAAACCCTAAACCTGCTCACGCTTATTTATTACATGGTAAAAAAGGTATTGGTAAACAGCAATTTGCTGAACGTTTAGCCTATTATTCGCTATGTCTTACACCTAATAATAAACAACCTTGTGGTCATTGTAAAAGTTGTCATTTACTGGCAAGTAGTGGCGCACATCCTGATATTTTTTGGTTAATGCCAGAAGAGTCTGAGTTTATTAAAGTCGATCAAGTTCGTATGTTAATTGACTTTATCAATCAAACACCTCAGATATCACCTTGTAAAGTTGTATTAATTGAACCTGCAGAGGCATTAAACTTAAATGCTGCTAATGCGTTGTTAAAAAGTCTCGAAGAGCCAGCAGGTAATAGTCGGCTTATTTTAGTTAGTCATCAAGTAGGGCAGTTATTGCCAACTATTAAAAGTCGCTGTATTCAGCAATTATGTCCTACACCTGATCAGCAAGCAGCAGTGCAGTGGATGCAGCAGCAATTAACCGCTATAGATTCTGAGCAATTGATGCAATTATTGGCATTAGCAGGTTTTGCACCTCTTTATGCTGTAGAACTTTATCAACAAGGTGTATTAGAGCAACGTCAGCAAGTAGTTGAAGATATAAAAAAATTACTAAAACATCAGTTAGTAGCTAGTCAAGTAGCTGAAAGTTGGAATGATATTCCATTATTGTTATTATTTAACTGGTTTTGTGAGTGGTTACATTGTATTTTATGTTATCAAGCCACTAAAGATATTAATACTTTAGGAATGGCTGATATGCAAAAGGTGTTAAGTTATTTGGCCGATAAGGCTTCTTTAGAAAGCATTAGTCAATTACAAGCAAAGTTATTGCAAGAAAGGCAAAAAGTATTGGCTAAAGCTAATTTAAATAGGGTATTGTTAGTAGAAAGTATTTTGATTGACTGGATTAATTTACTGACAACAAGGTAA